One Bacillus amyloliquefaciens DSM 7 = ATCC 23350 DNA window includes the following coding sequences:
- a CDS encoding CsbD family protein, producing the protein MSQDNGLKDKVKGGMNKMKGEAKDKAGDMTDKTDLKAEGKKDKAKGSLQKGVGKTKDKLSDD; encoded by the coding sequence ATGAGTCAAGATAACGGTTTAAAAGACAAAGTAAAAGGCGGCATGAACAAAATGAAAGGGGAAGCAAAAGACAAAGCCGGTGACATGACAGACAAGACCGACTTAAAAGCGGAAGGTAAAAAAGACAAAGCGAAAGGCAGCCTGCAAAAGGGTGTCGGCAAAACGAAAGATAAACTCAGTGACGATTAA
- the ureC gene encoding urease subunit alpha, with product MKMSREQYAELFGPTTGDKVRLGDTDLWIEVEKDFTNYGEEMIFGGGKTIRDGMGQNGRITGKDGALDLVITNAVVLDYTGIVKADIGVKDGRIVGVGKSGNPDIMDGVDPHMIIGAGTEVISGEGKIVTAGGVDTHIHFICPQQMEVALSSGVTTLLGGGTGPATGSKATTCTSGAWYMSRMLEAAEQFPINVGFLGKGNASDKAPLIEQTEAGAIGLKLHEDWGTTPSAIKTCMEVADEADIQVAIHTDTINEAGFLENTLDAIGDRVIHTYHIEGAGGGHAPDIMKLASYANILPSSTTPTIPYTVNTMDEHLDMMMVCHHLDSKVPEDVAFSHSRIRAATIAAEDILHDIGAISMTSSDSQAMGRVGEVIIRTWQVADKMKKQRGALSGENGNDNVRAKRYIAKYTINPAITHGLSHEVGSVEKGKLADLVLWDPVFFGVKPELVLKGGMVARAQMGDPNASIPTPEPVFMRQMYASYGKANRNTSITFMSQAGIENGVPEKLGLEKMISPVRNIRKLSKLDMKLNDAMPNIQVDPKTYQVFADGEELACQPVSYVPLGQRYFLF from the coding sequence ATGAAAATGTCACGCGAGCAATACGCAGAACTGTTCGGACCGACAACGGGAGACAAAGTCAGACTCGGAGATACGGATTTATGGATCGAGGTCGAAAAAGACTTCACGAATTACGGAGAAGAAATGATTTTCGGCGGAGGAAAAACAATCCGTGACGGTATGGGGCAGAACGGCCGCATCACAGGGAAAGACGGGGCGCTTGATCTTGTCATTACAAACGCCGTCGTCCTGGATTATACCGGGATCGTCAAGGCGGATATCGGAGTGAAGGACGGCCGGATTGTCGGCGTCGGGAAAAGCGGCAACCCGGATATCATGGATGGGGTCGACCCGCACATGATCATCGGCGCCGGAACAGAAGTCATTTCCGGTGAAGGAAAAATCGTAACGGCCGGCGGCGTTGATACGCATATCCACTTTATCTGCCCGCAGCAGATGGAAGTCGCGCTTTCTTCAGGCGTGACCACGCTTCTGGGCGGCGGAACGGGCCCTGCGACGGGAAGTAAAGCGACGACCTGTACATCCGGCGCGTGGTACATGTCGAGAATGCTGGAGGCGGCTGAGCAATTTCCGATCAATGTCGGGTTTTTAGGGAAAGGGAATGCTTCTGATAAAGCGCCTCTCATTGAGCAGACAGAAGCCGGCGCGATCGGCCTGAAGCTGCATGAAGATTGGGGAACAACGCCAAGCGCCATCAAAACTTGCATGGAAGTAGCGGATGAAGCGGATATTCAGGTGGCGATTCACACAGACACGATTAATGAAGCGGGCTTTTTAGAAAACACGCTTGATGCGATCGGCGACCGGGTTATCCATACATATCACATAGAGGGAGCCGGCGGAGGCCATGCACCGGATATTATGAAACTCGCATCTTACGCCAATATTCTGCCGTCCTCTACGACGCCGACGATTCCGTATACCGTCAACACGATGGACGAGCATCTTGATATGATGATGGTCTGCCATCATTTAGATTCAAAAGTTCCGGAAGACGTGGCGTTCAGTCATTCACGCATCAGAGCGGCCACCATTGCGGCGGAGGATATTCTGCACGATATCGGCGCCATCAGCATGACATCATCTGACTCGCAGGCGATGGGCAGGGTGGGAGAAGTGATTATCCGGACATGGCAGGTTGCCGATAAAATGAAAAAGCAGCGAGGCGCTCTTTCAGGAGAAAACGGCAATGACAATGTACGCGCCAAACGCTATATCGCCAAATACACGATCAATCCGGCCATCACCCACGGCCTGAGCCATGAAGTCGGTTCCGTCGAAAAAGGAAAGCTCGCCGACCTCGTATTATGGGACCCGGTTTTCTTCGGCGTCAAACCTGAACTTGTGCTCAAAGGCGGCATGGTTGCCCGCGCCCAAATGGGGGACCCGAATGCTTCCATTCCGACGCCTGAGCCTGTGTTTATGAGGCAGATGTACGCTTCATACGGTAAAGCGAACCGCAATACCTCTATTACATTTATGTCCCAGGCCGGTATCGAAAACGGCGTACCTGAAAAGCTCGGGCTTGAAAAAATGATTTCTCCCGTACGGAATATCCGTAAGCTGAGTAAGCTCGACATGAAGCTGAATGATGCGATGCCGAATATACAAGTCGATCCGAAAACCTATCAGGTGTTCGCCGACGGAGAAGAGCTGGCATGCCAGCCCGTCAGCTATGTTCCGCTCGGACAGCGTTATTTCTTATTTTAA
- the ureA gene encoding urease subunit gamma has product MKLTPVEQEKLLIFTAGELAKQRKERGVLLNYPEAAAYLTCYLMEGARDGKSVAELMESGRTVLTEKDVMEGVPEMLDSIQVEATFPDGVKLVTVHQPIKAEVKS; this is encoded by the coding sequence ATGAAACTGACACCGGTTGAACAAGAAAAATTGCTTATTTTCACAGCGGGAGAGCTCGCAAAACAGCGGAAAGAGCGCGGCGTTCTGCTGAATTATCCTGAAGCTGCCGCATATTTGACCTGTTACCTGATGGAAGGCGCCAGAGACGGAAAAAGCGTTGCTGAGCTGATGGAATCCGGCCGCACCGTTTTAACGGAAAAAGACGTTATGGAAGGCGTTCCGGAAATGCTGGACAGCATTCAGGTGGAAGCGACGTTCCCGGACGGGGTCAAGCTTGTCACCGTTCATCAGCCGATCAAAGCGGAGGTGAAGTCATGA
- a CDS encoding Rrf2 family transcriptional regulator produces the protein MINSRLAVAIHILSLISTDERASSDMIAGSVNTNPVVVRRTISQLKKAGILTSRAGVPGASLKKDPSEITLLEVYRAVQNKEELFAVHDNPNPDCPVGKNIQRALDETFGSVQRAMENELASKSLYDVMNHLFC, from the coding sequence ATGATTAACAGCCGTCTTGCTGTGGCCATTCACATTCTATCGCTGATCTCAACGGATGAACGGGCATCATCAGATATGATTGCAGGCAGTGTAAACACCAATCCCGTCGTAGTGCGGAGAACGATCAGCCAGCTGAAAAAAGCAGGTATTCTGACATCCCGGGCGGGTGTTCCGGGAGCCAGCCTGAAAAAAGATCCGTCTGAGATTACCCTCCTGGAGGTTTACAGGGCGGTGCAGAATAAGGAAGAGCTTTTTGCGGTTCACGACAATCCGAATCCGGACTGTCCGGTCGGCAAAAATATTCAGCGTGCGCTTGATGAGACGTTCGGAAGCGTTCAGCGGGCAATGGAGAATGAATTGGCGAGCAAGTCCCTTTATGATGTAATGAATCATCTCTTTTGTTAA
- a CDS encoding M23 family metallopeptidase, translating into MREEEKKTSQVKKLQRFFRKRWIFPAIYLVSAAVILTAVLWYQSVSNDVKDNLTNNGGNSAYDNGKDDAVEVGKSMENVAMPAAHSENVSVVKKFYETNAAKKEKEAALVNYNNTYSLSKGIDLAEKDGKSFDVSASLSGTVVKAAKDPVLGYMVEIEHSDGLSTVYQSLSEVSVDQGDKVKQNQVIGKSGKNLYSEESGNHVHFEIRKDGVAMNPLNFMDKPVTSIEKAAAEEKNAVTEETEGAIQQSSEKKDVTPKQETEEKPGGKEDGTKDKTDGKDDGSMKDSGK; encoded by the coding sequence ATGAGAGAGGAAGAAAAGAAAACTTCTCAAGTCAAAAAACTTCAGCGGTTCTTTCGCAAACGCTGGATATTCCCTGCAATCTACTTAGTCAGTGCGGCCGTCATTTTAACAGCTGTCCTTTGGTATCAATCCGTTTCAAATGATGTGAAGGACAATCTGACGAATAACGGAGGAAACTCCGCGTATGACAACGGCAAAGACGATGCCGTCGAAGTAGGAAAGTCAATGGAAAACGTCGCAATGCCGGCTGCTCATTCTGAAAATGTTTCTGTTGTGAAAAAGTTTTACGAAACGAATGCCGCAAAAAAAGAGAAAGAAGCAGCACTTGTTAACTATAATAACACGTACAGCCTAAGTAAAGGAATTGACTTAGCTGAGAAAGACGGAAAATCATTTGATGTTTCTGCTTCTCTGAGCGGTACGGTTGTTAAAGCTGCTAAAGATCCGGTGCTGGGCTATATGGTCGAAATTGAACACTCTGACGGCCTGTCTACTGTTTATCAGTCTTTATCTGAAGTCAGCGTAGACCAGGGCGACAAAGTAAAGCAGAACCAAGTCATCGGAAAATCAGGAAAAAACCTTTACAGTGAAGAAAGCGGAAATCACGTTCACTTTGAAATCCGCAAAGACGGTGTAGCGATGAACCCGCTGAACTTTATGGACAAACCGGTAACATCTATTGAAAAAGCGGCGGCTGAAGAGAAAAACGCTGTGACAGAAGAAACGGAAGGGGCCATTCAGCAGTCTTCCGAGAAAAAAGATGTGACGCCTAAACAAGAAACCGAGGAAAAACCCGGCGGTAAAGAAGACGGCACAAAAGACAAGACAGATGGTAAAGATGACGGTTCAATGAAAGATTCAGGCAAGTAA
- a CDS encoding GNAT family N-acetyltransferase, with amino-acid sequence MNLTLRKAVSEDLDAVVAIYNSTIASRMVTADTEEVTPEDRMDWFLRHTDRRPLMVAEDENGKVAAWISFETFYGRPAYDKTAEISIYLHQDCRGKGAGSFLLKEALAIAPKIGIRNLMAFIFGHNVPSIKLFEKFGFTEWGVFPGIAEMDGKRYDLNILGRELS; translated from the coding sequence ATGAATTTAACCCTGCGCAAAGCCGTTTCGGAAGATTTAGATGCGGTTGTGGCCATATACAACTCGACGATTGCCTCACGAATGGTAACGGCTGATACGGAAGAAGTGACGCCCGAAGACCGGATGGATTGGTTTTTGCGGCACACGGACCGGCGCCCGCTGATGGTCGCGGAAGATGAGAACGGCAAAGTGGCGGCCTGGATCAGCTTTGAAACGTTTTACGGCCGTCCGGCCTATGACAAAACAGCGGAGATCAGCATCTATCTGCATCAGGATTGCCGGGGCAAAGGAGCGGGAAGCTTTTTGCTGAAAGAAGCCCTGGCGATCGCTCCGAAAATCGGCATCCGGAATCTGATGGCTTTTATCTTCGGACATAATGTGCCGAGCATTAAGCTGTTTGAAAAATTCGGCTTTACTGAATGGGGCGTATTCCCGGGTATCGCCGAAATGGACGGAAAACGATATGACTTGAACATTTTAGGGAGAGAACTGTCATGA
- a CDS encoding DUF5362 family protein — translation MISIDKEKDENQPLNKKARSLADIAKWGKITAVFLIITGSLSALSAIVTLLGAIPGVLLIISGVMLMRSAKAAAALQEGLEENAEENMLEHYASFIKMQFFYAVSSVALGIIAFILVAIFAVIGIMAYHSTDTYDTPDSYYYENDPVFE, via the coding sequence ATGATCAGCATCGATAAAGAAAAAGACGAAAATCAGCCGCTCAATAAAAAAGCCCGTTCCCTTGCCGACATTGCCAAATGGGGAAAAATCACCGCCGTGTTTCTTATCATTACGGGCTCTCTGTCCGCTCTGTCAGCCATAGTGACGCTGCTCGGAGCTATTCCGGGGGTTTTGCTCATCATTTCCGGCGTCATGCTGATGCGCTCGGCAAAAGCGGCTGCCGCCCTTCAGGAAGGCCTGGAAGAAAACGCGGAAGAAAATATGCTCGAACATTACGCATCCTTTATCAAAATGCAGTTTTTTTACGCTGTATCCAGTGTGGCATTGGGCATTATCGCTTTTATTTTAGTCGCCATCTTCGCTGTCATCGGAATTATGGCTTATCACAGCACCGATACGTATGACACGCCTGATTCATATTACTATGAGAACGACCCGGTGTTTGAATGA
- a CDS encoding VanZ family protein: MNKCLAAGWLVFVFISALTESFHDMIVTQTVAFRFTPHPDVSGFFVFDLAELAIPEAAIQKLGHAFSFFVLTYLFFRERRSMKKAVLYALAAAFLTEIVQLFFGRNGCLRDVMIDGLGTAAFCALQRKKLTAKHTKTGSL, from the coding sequence ATGAATAAATGTCTGGCGGCGGGATGGCTCGTCTTTGTTTTCATTTCTGCTTTGACTGAAAGCTTTCACGATATGATTGTGACGCAGACGGTGGCCTTCCGTTTCACGCCCCATCCGGATGTTTCCGGTTTCTTTGTGTTCGATTTGGCGGAGCTGGCCATACCGGAAGCGGCGATTCAAAAGCTCGGGCACGCGTTTTCGTTTTTTGTGCTCACCTATTTGTTTTTCAGAGAGCGCAGGAGCATGAAGAAGGCGGTGCTGTATGCATTGGCCGCCGCGTTTTTGACAGAAATCGTCCAGCTCTTTTTCGGAAGAAACGGATGCCTCCGCGATGTGATGATTGACGGTCTCGGCACTGCCGCATTCTGTGCTTTACAAAGAAAAAAGCTTACGGCCAAACATACAAAAACCGGCAGTCTGTGA
- the fdhD gene encoding formate dehydrogenase accessory sulfurtransferase FdhD yields the protein MDEKTTAVREIYRYEKGVLTKTADRMVSEYPLTVMVNGREFVTLVCTPDHLEELVVGFLASEGVIRFEKEIKSFTIDESLGFAYVELTNPEVLEQKDYTKRVIGSCCGKGRHFYFQQDVKTAKTAVSRITITPETCLHLMKEMQSGSGTFQETGGVHNAALCDTEKMLFMRTDIGRHNALDKLYGCCLKNGMPVRDKLIVFSGRISSEVLLKAAKIGVSIVISKSAPTELALQMAEELNITAIGFVRNGSFNVYTHPERVEQ from the coding sequence GTGGATGAAAAAACAACAGCGGTAAGAGAAATATACCGCTATGAAAAAGGGGTATTAACAAAAACGGCAGATCGGATGGTTTCAGAGTATCCATTGACTGTCATGGTGAACGGGCGGGAATTTGTGACGCTCGTCTGCACGCCTGATCATTTAGAGGAACTCGTAGTCGGATTTCTCGCATCAGAAGGCGTCATTCGTTTTGAAAAAGAGATCAAAAGCTTTACTATAGATGAAAGTCTCGGATTTGCATATGTGGAGCTGACGAATCCCGAAGTGCTCGAGCAAAAAGACTATACGAAGAGAGTCATCGGTTCATGCTGCGGGAAAGGCCGCCATTTTTACTTTCAGCAGGATGTAAAAACGGCCAAAACCGCCGTGAGCCGCATTACCATAACTCCTGAGACGTGTCTTCACCTCATGAAGGAGATGCAAAGCGGAAGCGGCACATTCCAGGAAACGGGCGGCGTCCATAATGCGGCGCTGTGCGATACGGAAAAGATGCTCTTCATGAGGACGGACATCGGGCGCCACAACGCGCTCGATAAGCTGTACGGCTGCTGTTTGAAAAACGGAATGCCCGTCCGTGACAAGCTGATTGTTTTCAGCGGCCGGATTTCCTCAGAGGTTTTATTAAAAGCCGCAAAAATCGGCGTGTCGATTGTCATTTCAAAATCGGCGCCGACGGAGCTTGCGCTGCAAATGGCGGAAGAGCTGAACATCACGGCGATAGGCTTTGTCAGAAACGGGTCATTTAATGTATACACACATCCTGAACGGGTTGAACAATAG
- a CDS encoding DUF5362 family protein: MKPESVNRSLISISKWGKATGILFIIMGAFAALSGAFFFLIGAIPGVLQIIAGIFLMRSAKEAGQMAEQFNELTEEHMLENYAKFVKMQGIYLIVTIGLSVLCIVLFIVLMTLGIVDGVFDNIDANTY, encoded by the coding sequence TTGAAACCTGAATCAGTGAATCGTTCGCTTATTTCTATTTCGAAATGGGGAAAAGCGACAGGTATTTTGTTTATTATTATGGGCGCATTTGCTGCGCTGTCCGGCGCGTTTTTCTTCTTAATCGGAGCCATTCCAGGCGTTCTGCAGATCATTGCCGGCATTTTTCTGATGCGCTCGGCAAAAGAAGCGGGACAGATGGCGGAGCAGTTCAATGAACTGACAGAGGAACATATGCTGGAGAATTACGCAAAGTTCGTGAAAATGCAGGGGATCTATCTCATTGTAACAATCGGCTTGTCCGTTCTCTGCATCGTTCTCTTCATTGTACTTATGACGCTCGGCATCGTGGACGGCGTATTTGATAACATTGATGCCAATACATATTAA
- a CDS encoding NAD(P)-dependent oxidoreductase encodes MKIGIIGASGKAGSAIMKEAKERGHEVAAIVRNASNVKDQDVTVVEKDIFDLKAEDIKPFDAVVNAFGAPAGKEHLHVEAGKALISIFKEAKDTTLFVVGGAGSLFVDEAKTTRLAETPEFPKEYLQTALQQAKNLQDLENTESISWTFLSPAAMFDPNGKRTGAYKKGKDTLIVNDAGDSYISYADYAIAVLDELENPKHQNERFTVVGEAE; translated from the coding sequence ATGAAAATCGGAATTATCGGAGCAAGCGGAAAAGCGGGAAGCGCTATTATGAAGGAAGCGAAGGAACGCGGCCATGAGGTGGCGGCAATCGTCAGAAATGCATCAAACGTAAAAGATCAAGATGTCACGGTTGTGGAAAAAGACATCTTTGATTTGAAGGCGGAGGATATAAAGCCATTTGATGCCGTAGTCAACGCCTTCGGTGCGCCGGCGGGCAAGGAGCATCTGCATGTTGAAGCGGGAAAAGCACTAATCAGCATTTTCAAGGAAGCAAAAGATACAACATTATTTGTCGTCGGCGGAGCAGGCAGCCTCTTTGTTGATGAAGCAAAAACAACACGTCTGGCTGAAACGCCGGAATTTCCGAAAGAATATCTGCAGACAGCGCTTCAGCAGGCGAAAAATTTACAAGACCTTGAAAACACCGAGTCTATTTCTTGGACATTTCTGAGTCCGGCGGCAATGTTTGATCCGAACGGAAAACGCACGGGAGCATACAAAAAAGGCAAAGACACACTCATCGTCAATGATGCAGGCGACAGCTATATCAGCTACGCCGATTATGCCATTGCCGTATTGGATGAATTGGAAAATCCAAAGCACCAAAACGAGCGCTTTACCGTTGTCGGAGAAGCGGAATAA
- the ureB gene encoding urease subunit beta: protein MKPGAIQVAKGTITINEGRKTLEVSVTNNGTRSVQVGSHFHFAEANGALSFNREKAIGMRLDIPSGTSVRFEPGEEKTVTLVEIGGRKTVRGLNGMADTYMDERGKEKTLSNLKKAGWMEEAIR, encoded by the coding sequence ATGAAGCCGGGAGCCATTCAAGTCGCAAAGGGGACCATCACCATTAACGAAGGCCGAAAGACGCTGGAGGTGTCAGTCACCAATAACGGAACAAGGTCAGTGCAGGTAGGATCGCATTTTCATTTTGCGGAAGCCAACGGCGCCCTGTCCTTCAATCGGGAGAAAGCAATCGGCATGCGTCTTGACATTCCGTCAGGCACATCGGTCCGTTTTGAACCGGGAGAAGAGAAAACCGTCACGCTCGTGGAAATCGGAGGAAGAAAAACGGTCAGAGGCCTGAACGGAATGGCCGATACGTATATGGATGAGCGGGGTAAAGAGAAGACTCTGTCAAATCTTAAAAAAGCCGGATGGATGGAGGAAGCGATCCGATGA
- a CDS encoding DUF5392 family protein, whose product MKLEHAEQLPGFIKKEIQKIQIAITPLMKKSIIYRFLAFPLAAFSLFHLASLLIQAPSGRGAFVSAGIFALLAALGLAFFKEAGYQRKQVQKTIRLYMLNRIRKSNILSEERKSAYTRLIAEEPSAMKSFIEFLTEEDRKKEMLY is encoded by the coding sequence ATGAAGCTGGAACATGCGGAACAATTGCCGGGATTCATAAAAAAAGAAATTCAGAAAATCCAAATCGCCATCACACCGCTGATGAAAAAAAGCATCATTTACCGTTTTCTTGCTTTCCCGCTCGCCGCTTTTTCTCTGTTTCATCTGGCATCGCTTTTGATTCAGGCTCCTTCCGGGAGAGGAGCTTTCGTATCGGCCGGCATTTTTGCGCTCCTTGCGGCCTTGGGTCTTGCGTTTTTTAAAGAAGCCGGCTATCAGCGGAAACAGGTGCAAAAAACGATCCGTCTGTATATGCTCAACAGAATCAGAAAAAGCAATATTCTGTCCGAGGAACGGAAAAGCGCCTATACCCGATTGATTGCGGAGGAGCCGTCTGCGATGAAGAGTTTTATTGAATTTTTAACGGAAGAAGACCGGAAAAAAGAAATGCTGTATTAA
- the cls gene encoding cardiolipin synthase, producing MSISFILFGFFFILNILLAIIMIFKERRDASASWAWLLVLFFIPILGFILYLLFGHNLRRKHLFQWEDRKKIGIEKLLKSQLKDLKSRQFQFNNRATVDNKDLIYMLVMNNHAVFTEDNSVEILTDGRDKFKRLMKDISNAKDHIHLQYYIYKGDELGKKLRDALVKKAQEGVKVRVLYDELGSRTLRKKFFKPLRDAGGHVEVFFPSRLRPINLRLNYRNHRKLVIIDGETGYVGGFNVGDEYLGLNPKFGYWRDTHLRLQGTAVHAIQTRFILDWNQASHHHTLTYVPNHFPECEPKGNVGMQIVTSGPDSEWEQIKNGYIKMISTAKRSILIQTPYFIPDSSLLDALRIACLSGIDVKIMIPNKPDHAFVYWATLSYIGDLLKAGASVYIYDNGFIHAKTIVVDDETASVGTANIDVRSFRLNFEVNAFIYDVTIAKKLISSFKEDLLVSRKYTYEEYQERSLRIRIKESISRLLSPIL from the coding sequence GTGAGCATTTCATTTATTTTATTCGGATTTTTTTTCATTTTAAATATACTTCTGGCCATCATCATGATTTTCAAAGAAAGACGCGATGCCAGCGCTTCATGGGCTTGGCTTTTGGTTCTTTTTTTTATTCCCATTTTAGGGTTTATTTTATACCTCTTATTCGGCCATAACCTGAGACGCAAGCACCTGTTTCAATGGGAAGACCGTAAAAAGATCGGGATTGAAAAGCTGCTGAAGTCTCAGCTGAAAGACCTGAAATCGAGGCAATTCCAATTTAACAACAGGGCGACTGTGGATAATAAAGACCTCATCTATATGCTTGTCATGAACAACCACGCTGTCTTTACAGAGGATAATTCAGTTGAGATTTTAACGGACGGGCGCGATAAGTTCAAACGCTTAATGAAAGACATTTCCAATGCAAAAGATCACATTCACCTTCAATATTATATTTATAAAGGTGATGAACTGGGAAAAAAATTGCGTGATGCCTTAGTGAAAAAAGCACAGGAAGGTGTAAAGGTCAGAGTGTTATATGATGAACTCGGTTCGAGAACGCTCAGAAAAAAATTCTTCAAACCGCTGCGGGACGCCGGCGGCCATGTGGAGGTCTTTTTTCCTTCCAGGCTCCGTCCGATTAATTTGCGGCTCAATTATCGGAATCACCGCAAGCTCGTGATTATTGACGGCGAAACCGGATATGTCGGCGGCTTTAACGTCGGAGACGAATATCTCGGCCTGAACCCGAAATTCGGCTACTGGCGCGATACGCACCTCAGGCTTCAGGGTACGGCGGTTCACGCCATTCAGACAAGGTTTATCCTCGACTGGAACCAAGCCTCCCATCACCATACGCTCACATACGTCCCGAATCATTTTCCGGAATGCGAGCCGAAGGGGAATGTGGGGATGCAGATTGTCACGAGCGGACCGGATTCAGAGTGGGAACAAATTAAAAACGGTTATATCAAAATGATCTCAACGGCCAAACGGTCGATCCTGATTCAGACGCCTTACTTTATTCCTGACTCAAGTCTTTTAGACGCTCTCAGGATCGCTTGCCTGTCAGGCATCGACGTAAAAATCATGATCCCGAACAAACCGGATCACGCTTTCGTTTACTGGGCGACTTTATCTTACATCGGAGATCTTTTGAAAGCCGGGGCCTCGGTCTATATTTACGATAACGGCTTTATTCATGCAAAAACGATTGTCGTCGATGATGAGACGGCTTCAGTCGGTACGGCGAATATCGACGTCAGAAGCTTCAGGCTTAATTTTGAAGTCAACGCCTTTATTTATGACGTCACCATCGCGAAAAAGCTCATTTCCTCATTTAAAGAAGATCTGCTCGTCTCCAGAAAATATACGTATGAAGAATACCAGGAGCGTTCACTGCGGATCCGCATCAAAGAATCGATTTCAAGGCTTCTGTCGCCGATTTTATAA
- the moaA gene encoding GTP 3',8-cyclase MoaA produces the protein MNTETRRVSDKRDRPLRDLRISVTDRCNFRCTYCMPAELFGPDYPFLQKTELLSFEELERLAKLFVGRFGVEKIRLTGGEPLMRKDMPELIRKLARIPGLKDIAMTTNGSLLPVYAEKLKQAGLHRVTVSLDSLEDERFKAINGRGVSVNKVLEGIEAAKEAGLGVKINMVVQKGVNEKDILPMARYFKEKGHILRFIEFMDVGNTNQWNKKDVITKAEIIDLINQHMPTEPIEANYKGEVASRFRYLDGSGEIGVISSVSDAFCASCNRARLSARGELFTCLFASAGYDVRKLVRGGLTDDELTESIASVWKNRTDQYSIDRALSKTDGKKKVEMSYIGGWGE, from the coding sequence ATGAATACAGAAACGCGCCGGGTGTCAGACAAAAGGGACAGGCCGCTCAGGGATCTCCGTATCTCTGTAACCGACCGCTGCAACTTCAGATGCACGTACTGTATGCCAGCCGAACTATTCGGACCGGATTATCCATTTTTACAAAAGACAGAATTGCTCTCATTTGAGGAGCTTGAGCGGCTTGCGAAACTGTTTGTCGGCCGTTTCGGCGTTGAAAAAATCAGGCTGACGGGCGGGGAGCCGCTGATGAGAAAAGATATGCCTGAATTGATCAGAAAACTTGCGCGCATCCCGGGGCTTAAAGATATTGCGATGACGACAAACGGCTCACTGCTTCCCGTGTATGCGGAAAAGCTGAAGCAGGCGGGGCTGCACCGCGTGACTGTCAGTCTCGATTCTTTAGAAGATGAGCGGTTTAAGGCTATTAACGGCCGCGGCGTCTCGGTGAATAAGGTGCTTGAGGGCATAGAGGCGGCAAAAGAGGCCGGACTCGGTGTTAAAATCAATATGGTTGTCCAAAAAGGCGTCAATGAAAAAGACATCCTGCCGATGGCCCGCTATTTTAAAGAAAAGGGTCATATTCTCCGGTTTATTGAATTTATGGATGTCGGCAATACGAATCAATGGAACAAAAAAGACGTGATCACGAAGGCTGAGATCATTGATCTGATCAATCAGCACATGCCGACGGAGCCGATAGAAGCGAATTATAAAGGCGAGGTCGCTTCCAGGTTCCGCTATCTTGACGGATCTGGCGAAATCGGCGTGATTTCCTCCGTCTCAGATGCATTCTGCGCCTCCTGTAACAGAGCGCGCCTGTCGGCGAGGGGCGAGCTGTTTACGTGCCTGTTCGCTTCCGCAGGCTACGATGTGAGGAAGCTTGTGCGCGGCGGCCTGACCGATGACGAATTGACGGAGTCCATCGCTTCTGTCTGGAAAAACCGCACGGATCAGTATTCAATTGACCGCGCGCTTTCTAAAACAGATGGGAAAAAGAAAGTGGAAATGTCTTATATAGGCGGATGGGGAGAATAA